The Peptococcaceae bacterium genome has a segment encoding these proteins:
- a CDS encoding spore coat protein, which yields MQQQQPNVIQNPKMPGEPQAKGPEMTDQDRLNDCLSTEKWLTDNFNVMVREASHRELFQDLTVILNETHQCAREFFNVMFEGGYYKLEVEDQQKIQQSQQQYQQYAQTQFPQGQLTM from the coding sequence ATGCAACAGCAGCAGCCCAATGTAATTCAAAACCCCAAAATGCCGGGGGAACCTCAGGCCAAAGGACCGGAAATGACCGACCAGGACAGGCTCAATGATTGCCTGAGCACGGAAAAATGGCTCACCGACAACTTTAACGTGATGGTCAGGGAAGCAAGCCACCGCGAGCTTTTCCAGGACCTGACGGTTATCCTCAATGAGACGCACCAGTGCGCCAGGGAGTTTTTTAACGTCATGTTCGAAGGAGGTTACTATAAACTGGAAGTCGAGGACCAGCAAAAAATACAGCAATCCCAGCAGCAGTACCAACAATACGCCCAGACCCAGTTTCCCCAAGGACAGCTGACAATGTAA
- the ytxC gene encoding putative sporulation protein YtxC — protein MTEPISIGTSTMPGLLYTRLMDKLGCLQKEGFPLNIGVDKIGEFTFMDCRLQERQGKNNKEAFDLIKNSIASCLADIIVEEWEARIIRRIVRVNYFYYNDEEKQAILNKAREVLNPGGYDSFQIRQRKEKVMEKILGYFEIHKDLILEGFINFRLKEYQNELEEIVNSAVDEFMLEKEYMEFIRLLKYFVEIQEPRVDKIKIIFKKNGKFMMLDAHDRPFIHECLNGLMVDLLENDINYDDLLISALITLAPRKVELHLEEGVEPGDTIRTILNVFGRKATQCGGCRHCRPDWEE, from the coding sequence TTGACCGAACCGATTTCAATAGGAACAAGTACCATGCCCGGCCTCTTATACACAAGGCTCATGGATAAACTCGGCTGCCTGCAAAAAGAAGGTTTTCCCTTGAATATTGGCGTGGATAAAATAGGAGAATTCACTTTTATGGATTGCCGTCTCCAGGAACGGCAGGGCAAAAACAATAAAGAGGCTTTCGATTTAATCAAAAACTCAATTGCCAGCTGCCTGGCGGACATTATCGTGGAAGAGTGGGAAGCCAGGATTATCAGGAGAATTGTGCGGGTGAACTACTTTTATTATAACGACGAAGAGAAGCAGGCCATTCTGAACAAGGCCAGGGAGGTCCTTAACCCCGGCGGGTACGATTCATTTCAAATCCGGCAGCGCAAAGAAAAGGTGATGGAAAAAATCCTGGGTTATTTTGAAATTCATAAAGATTTAATACTGGAAGGTTTTATAAATTTTCGTCTCAAGGAATACCAGAACGAACTGGAGGAAATTGTAAATTCAGCCGTTGACGAATTCATGCTGGAAAAGGAGTACATGGAATTTATTCGGCTATTAAAATATTTTGTGGAGATCCAGGAACCACGGGTTGATAAGATAAAAATTATTTTTAAAAAAAATGGTAAATTCATGATGCTTGATGCCCATGACAGGCCGTTTATCCACGAGTGCCTGAACGGTTTAATGGTGGATTTACTTGAAAACGACATCAATTATGACGATCTGCTGATTAGTGCGCTTATAACCCTGGCCCCTCGCAAAGTTGAACTGCACCTGGAAGAAGGAGTGGAACCGGGTGACACCATAAGAACAATTCTCAATGTTTTTGGCCGGAAGGCGACCCAATGCGGCGGCTGCCGGCACTGCAGGCCCGACTGGGAAGAGTAG
- a CDS encoding DUF445 family protein, with product MKTAGYLLVMGLIGAWIGWITNVAAIRLLFRPYRAYRTALVNWTLQGLIPKRRKDIAAALGEVVSRELITGQDVARSLARQDIKEKIAWKVRRVVQERVKERLPSIIPGSMQNTLAKYAGRTLYQETLAFLENPQGILNENELEDVREEIRKIVEEKIFAFDVEQLEKITYRLAGRELGHIELMGGVLGFIIGIIQGLITLRVIPGN from the coding sequence ATGAAAACCGCAGGGTATCTATTGGTCATGGGGCTTATCGGAGCCTGGATAGGTTGGATAACTAATGTCGCCGCAATAAGGCTGCTTTTTCGACCGTACAGGGCCTATCGAACAGCGCTTGTAAACTGGACGTTGCAGGGGCTTATCCCCAAAAGGCGAAAAGACATCGCCGCGGCTTTGGGAGAAGTGGTCAGCAGGGAATTGATCACCGGCCAGGATGTGGCACGAAGCCTTGCGCGCCAGGACATTAAGGAAAAAATCGCCTGGAAGGTCAGGCGCGTGGTCCAGGAGCGGGTCAAAGAGAGGCTCCCGTCCATCATCCCTGGGTCTATGCAAAATACCCTGGCCAAGTATGCCGGTAGAACATTGTACCAGGAAACTTTGGCTTTCCTGGAAAACCCCCAGGGAATACTGAATGAAAATGAATTGGAAGATGTCCGGGAAGAGATCAGGAAAATAGTAGAGGAAAAGATTTTTGCTTTCGACGTGGAGCAGCTGGAAAAGATCACTTACCGCCTGGCCGGCAGGGAACTGGGGCACATTGAGTTGATGGGCGGCGTACTGGGTTTTATTATCGGCATTATCCAGGGCCTGATAACTTTGCGCGTTATTCCCGGCAATTGA